A stretch of the Hypomesus transpacificus isolate Combined female chromosome 12, fHypTra1, whole genome shotgun sequence genome encodes the following:
- the LOC124474698 gene encoding PI-PLC X domain-containing protein 1-like isoform X1, whose amino-acid sequence MDIRRAKEGENADWMSLLSGRLVDIPLWDLAIPGSHDAMSYCLDRRSPVLKSESQFLQVLDCLMPCFTRPCVVRWATTQAWCISDQLNAGIRFFDLRVACKTGSKESLYFSHGVYTLQTVKEALSAVAVWLQQHPEEVVILVCSHFYELGDSEHRQLVSFITGLFRHKLCPPQVTPTLRHCWGSGQQVIVSYDNEDVVKQHKQLWPMFSYRYADSPDPKKVISYLEQQKAAGRPAEFFASGLNLTEDSSYVIRHPCLTMRRMTMQAASVLLGWVEGQRPGPQSSGLNVICGDFVDLNEFPAVVISLNDKLLTENQR is encoded by the exons ATGGACATAAGGCGAGCTAAAGAGGGTGAGAACGCCGACTGGATGTCGCTTCTATCAGGAAGGCTGGTGGACATTCCACTTTGGGACTTGGCGATACCTG GTAGTCATGACGCCATGAGTTACTGTCTGGACAGGCGGTCTCCCGTTCTGAAGTCGGAGTCCCAGTTTCTGCAAGTGTTGGACTGTTTAATGCCCTGTTTCACAAGACCCTGTGTGGTGCGATGGGCCACTACACAG GCCTGGTGTATCTCCGACCAGCTGAATGCTGGGATACGGTTCTTCGATCTGCGCGTTGCCTGCAAGACGGGCAGCAAAGAATCTCTTTACTTTTCACATGGAGTTTACACGCTTCAGACGGTTAAG gAGGCTCTGTCTGCTGTAGCTGTCTGGTTACAGCAGCACCCTGAAGAGGTCGTGATCCTGGTCTGCTCTCATTTCTACGAGCTGGGTGACAGTGAACACAGACAGCTCGTCTCCTTCATCACAGGCTTGTTCAGACACAAACTCTGCCCTCCACAG GTGACTCCTACGCTTAGACACTGTTGGGGTTCGGGGCAGCAGGTAATCGTCTCCTATGACAACGAGGATGTTGTTAAGCAGCACAAGCAGCTCTGGCCGATGTTTTCCTACAG GTATGCTGATTCACCGGATCCCAAAAAGGTCATTTCATATTTGGAGCAACAGAAGGCTGCAGgtagaccag CTGAATTCTTCGCCTCTGGTCTGAATCTGACAGAAGATTCTAGTTACGTGATCCGCCATCCGTGTCTGACGATGAGGAGGATGACGATGCAGGCTGCATCTGTGCtgctgggctgggtggagggccaGAGGCCAGGGCCGCAAAGCAGCGGCCTCAACGTCATCTGTGGAGACTTTGTGGACCTCAATGAGTTTCCTGCTGTAGTCATCTCTCTGAATGACAAACTGTTGACGGAGAATCagagatga
- the LOC124474698 gene encoding PI-PLC X domain-containing protein 1-like isoform X2, which yields MSYCLDRRSPVLKSESQFLQVLDCLMPCFTRPCVVRWATTQAWCISDQLNAGIRFFDLRVACKTGSKESLYFSHGVYTLQTVKEALSAVAVWLQQHPEEVVILVCSHFYELGDSEHRQLVSFITGLFRHKLCPPQVTPTLRHCWGSGQQVIVSYDNEDVVKQHKQLWPMFSYRYADSPDPKKVISYLEQQKAAGRPAEFFASGLNLTEDSSYVIRHPCLTMRRMTMQAASVLLGWVEGQRPGPQSSGLNVICGDFVDLNEFPAVVISLNDKLLTENQR from the exons ATGAGTTACTGTCTGGACAGGCGGTCTCCCGTTCTGAAGTCGGAGTCCCAGTTTCTGCAAGTGTTGGACTGTTTAATGCCCTGTTTCACAAGACCCTGTGTGGTGCGATGGGCCACTACACAG GCCTGGTGTATCTCCGACCAGCTGAATGCTGGGATACGGTTCTTCGATCTGCGCGTTGCCTGCAAGACGGGCAGCAAAGAATCTCTTTACTTTTCACATGGAGTTTACACGCTTCAGACGGTTAAG gAGGCTCTGTCTGCTGTAGCTGTCTGGTTACAGCAGCACCCTGAAGAGGTCGTGATCCTGGTCTGCTCTCATTTCTACGAGCTGGGTGACAGTGAACACAGACAGCTCGTCTCCTTCATCACAGGCTTGTTCAGACACAAACTCTGCCCTCCACAG GTGACTCCTACGCTTAGACACTGTTGGGGTTCGGGGCAGCAGGTAATCGTCTCCTATGACAACGAGGATGTTGTTAAGCAGCACAAGCAGCTCTGGCCGATGTTTTCCTACAG GTATGCTGATTCACCGGATCCCAAAAAGGTCATTTCATATTTGGAGCAACAGAAGGCTGCAGgtagaccag CTGAATTCTTCGCCTCTGGTCTGAATCTGACAGAAGATTCTAGTTACGTGATCCGCCATCCGTGTCTGACGATGAGGAGGATGACGATGCAGGCTGCATCTGTGCtgctgggctgggtggagggccaGAGGCCAGGGCCGCAAAGCAGCGGCCTCAACGTCATCTGTGGAGACTTTGTGGACCTCAATGAGTTTCCTGCTGTAGTCATCTCTCTGAATGACAAACTGTTGACGGAGAATCagagatga